A single region of the Agromyces sp. Leaf222 genome encodes:
- a CDS encoding response regulator transcription factor produces the protein MRVLIVEDEPLLAEAIRDGLRLEAIAADLAGDGDTALEMLDVNAYDLVVLDRDIPGPSGDEIARRIVASGSGMPILMLTAADRLDDKASGFELGADDYLTKPFELRELVLRLRALDRRRSRIRPPVREIAGLRLDAFRREVHRDGRYVALTRKQFAVLEVLVDADGGVISAEELLERAWDENADPFTNAVRITVSALRKRLGEPWLIVTVPGVGYRIDAGADAGAGDGSGAASGREGESTGGVGSG, from the coding sequence GTGCGCGTGCTGATCGTCGAGGACGAACCCCTCCTGGCCGAGGCCATCCGCGATGGCCTGCGCCTCGAGGCGATCGCGGCCGATCTCGCCGGCGACGGCGACACCGCGCTCGAGATGCTCGACGTGAACGCGTACGACCTCGTCGTGCTCGACCGGGACATCCCGGGGCCGTCGGGTGACGAGATCGCACGGCGCATCGTGGCGTCGGGCAGCGGGATGCCGATCCTCATGCTCACGGCGGCCGACCGGCTCGACGACAAGGCCTCCGGATTCGAGCTCGGCGCCGACGACTACCTGACGAAGCCGTTCGAGCTGCGCGAGCTCGTGCTGCGGCTCCGGGCGCTCGATCGCCGGCGCTCCCGCATCCGCCCGCCCGTTCGGGAGATCGCGGGACTGCGGCTCGACGCGTTCCGGCGCGAGGTGCACCGCGATGGGCGGTACGTCGCACTGACCCGCAAGCAGTTCGCGGTGCTCGAGGTGCTCGTCGACGCCGACGGCGGGGTGATCAGTGCCGAGGAGCTCCTCGAGCGGGCGTGGGACGAGAACGCCGATCCGTTCACCAATGCCGTGCGCATCACCGTCTCCGCGCTGCGGAAGCGGCTCGGCGAGCCCTGGCTGATCGTCACGGTTCCCGGCGTCGGCTACCGCATCGATGCCGGAGCCGATGCCGGCGCCGGTGACGGATCCGGTGCTGCGTCTGGCCGCGAAGGGGAGTCGACCGGGGGAGTCGGGAGTGGATAG
- a CDS encoding M15 family metallopeptidase — protein sequence MTSTHRTRTSTRGIRSAMLLVLALAAALLVAVFAGSLAGRSSAASSPRAPGDAPARLQPPAAGADGGLDGDGRVDDGVTVFDDEEPAVGNLDPELLDAVRLAATEAAGDGVSFIVNSGWRSPEYQEQLLRDAVAEYGSAEEAAKWVATAGTSPHVRGDAIDLGPWDATAWLSEHGAAYGLCQVYANESWHFELRPDAASDGCPAMYADPTGDPRMQG from the coding sequence ATGACCTCCACGCACCGCACCCGAACGTCGACCCGCGGCATCCGGTCGGCCATGCTCCTCGTGCTCGCGCTCGCCGCGGCGCTGCTCGTCGCCGTGTTCGCCGGGTCGCTCGCCGGCCGGTCATCGGCGGCGTCGTCGCCGAGGGCACCGGGCGACGCACCCGCTCGCCTGCAACCTCCGGCCGCGGGAGCGGACGGGGGACTCGACGGCGACGGCCGGGTCGACGACGGCGTGACCGTCTTCGACGACGAGGAGCCGGCCGTCGGCAACCTCGACCCCGAGTTGCTCGACGCCGTGCGCCTGGCCGCGACGGAGGCCGCCGGCGACGGCGTCTCGTTCATCGTCAACAGCGGCTGGCGATCGCCCGAGTACCAGGAGCAACTGCTGCGCGACGCGGTCGCCGAGTACGGCTCCGCCGAGGAGGCCGCCAAGTGGGTGGCCACCGCCGGCACCTCACCGCATGTGCGTGGCGACGCGATCGACCTCGGCCCGTGGGATGCGACGGCGTGGCTGTCGGAGCACGGCGCCGCCTACGGGCTCTGCCAGGTCTACGCCAACGAGTCCTGGCACTTCGAACTCCGCCCCGATGCGGCCTCCGACGGCTGCCCCGCGATGTACGCCGACCCCACCGGGGATCCCCGGATGCAGGGCTGA
- a CDS encoding VanZ family protein: MTTTNQTTDAAAARSRRRHRPPRPTGAMLIPMFVAYLALLTWLVLWKLEIPWIGGASHRVVKLVPFADTAQFGASAPSEVLANLVVFVPFGVYLGLVAPSWPWWRATGVVAAASLALEAGQFVMATGSSDVTDLIVNTAGGLVGFAVLDLARRRHGSRATTVAIRLCTAATVLALIAGALLVASPLRYGTPMRGTDLRPAVPMEQSGTPVGSASR, translated from the coding sequence ATGACCACCACGAACCAGACGACGGATGCCGCGGCCGCACGCTCCCGGCGCCGGCACCGCCCGCCCCGACCGACCGGGGCCATGCTGATCCCGATGTTCGTCGCGTACCTCGCCCTGCTCACGTGGCTCGTGCTGTGGAAGCTCGAGATCCCCTGGATCGGCGGCGCCTCGCATCGCGTGGTCAAGCTCGTGCCGTTCGCCGACACGGCGCAGTTCGGCGCCAGCGCCCCCTCCGAGGTGCTCGCGAACCTCGTCGTCTTCGTGCCGTTCGGCGTCTACCTGGGCCTGGTCGCGCCCTCGTGGCCGTGGTGGAGGGCGACGGGCGTCGTCGCGGCCGCGAGCCTCGCGCTGGAGGCCGGGCAGTTCGTGATGGCCACGGGCAGCTCCGACGTCACCGACCTCATCGTCAACACCGCCGGCGGCCTCGTCGGGTTCGCCGTGCTCGACCTCGCCCGCCGTCGCCACGGCTCGCGCGCCACGACGGTGGCGATCCGGCTCTGCACGGCCGCGACGGTGCTCGCCCTGATCGCCGGTGCGCTCCTCGTCGCCTCGCCGCTGCGGTACGGGACGCCCATGCGCGGCACGGACCTGCGGCCCGCCGTCCCCATGGAGCAGTCGGGAACGCCGGTCGGGTCAGCGAGTCGGTGA
- a CDS encoding APC family permease, with product MSDDPSWTQVVKAVEPEQPQLKRVLGPGLLLLFIVGDILGTGIYALTGQVAAEVGGAAWLPFLLAFAVATVTAFSYLELVTKYPQAAGAALYTHKAFGIHFFTFIVCFIVMTSGITSASTASRAFAANLLVAFGLPDVTVPTMLIALAFIVLIMLVNLRGVTESVWLNVVLTLVELSGLLLVILIGMWAIAGGNADWSRVVAFETPEDKGVLLAVSTATSLAFFAMVGFEDSVNMAEETKDPSRIFPKMMLSGLGIAAVIYVLVSITVVALVPIGDLVGSETPLVTAVEAAAPGFPINDLLPFISMFAVANTALINMMMASRLLYGMSRQQVLPPFLGRVAPKRQTPWAAILFTSALAAGLIVYVSLDAEGSIVALLGGTTSLLLLTVFAIVNVTVLVLRRQPVDHKHFRTPTALPVIGAITCLYLVFPWTSGRPPGQYGIAIALLGIGVVLWIAERLYTASRRRRDHDDRVEPARKQT from the coding sequence TGAAGGCCGTCGAGCCGGAGCAGCCGCAGTTGAAACGGGTGCTGGGACCCGGGCTGCTGCTTCTGTTCATCGTCGGAGACATCCTCGGAACGGGCATCTACGCCCTCACCGGCCAGGTCGCCGCCGAGGTCGGGGGTGCGGCGTGGCTGCCGTTCCTGCTCGCGTTCGCGGTGGCGACCGTGACGGCGTTCTCGTACCTCGAGCTCGTCACGAAGTACCCGCAGGCGGCCGGCGCAGCGCTGTACACGCACAAGGCGTTCGGCATCCACTTCTTCACCTTCATCGTGTGCTTCATCGTGATGACCTCGGGCATCACGTCGGCGTCGACGGCATCGCGAGCGTTCGCCGCGAACCTCCTCGTCGCCTTCGGGCTCCCGGATGTCACGGTGCCGACGATGCTCATCGCGCTGGCGTTCATCGTGCTCATCATGCTGGTGAACCTGCGCGGCGTGACCGAGAGCGTGTGGCTGAACGTGGTCCTGACCCTCGTGGAGCTGTCGGGCCTCCTGCTCGTCATCCTCATCGGCATGTGGGCGATCGCCGGAGGCAACGCCGACTGGTCTCGGGTGGTGGCGTTCGAGACGCCGGAGGACAAGGGCGTGCTGCTCGCGGTGAGCACGGCCACGTCGTTGGCGTTCTTCGCCATGGTCGGCTTCGAGGACTCCGTCAACATGGCGGAGGAGACGAAGGATCCCAGCCGGATCTTCCCGAAGATGATGCTGAGCGGCCTCGGCATCGCGGCCGTGATCTACGTGCTGGTGTCGATCACCGTGGTCGCCCTCGTGCCGATCGGCGACCTCGTCGGCAGCGAGACGCCGCTCGTGACGGCGGTCGAGGCTGCGGCACCCGGGTTCCCGATCAACGACCTGCTCCCGTTCATCTCGATGTTCGCAGTGGCCAACACCGCGCTCATCAACATGATGATGGCGAGCCGGCTGCTCTACGGCATGAGCCGGCAACAGGTGCTGCCGCCGTTCCTGGGCAGGGTCGCGCCGAAGCGGCAGACGCCGTGGGCGGCGATCCTGTTCACGAGCGCGCTCGCCGCGGGCCTCATCGTCTACGTGTCCCTCGACGCCGAGGGCTCCATCGTGGCGCTGCTCGGCGGCACGACCTCGCTGCTGCTGCTCACCGTGTTCGCGATCGTCAACGTGACCGTACTCGTGCTGCGGCGGCAGCCCGTCGACCACAAGCACTTCCGCACGCCGACGGCCCTGCCCGTGATCGGCGCGATCACGTGCCTCTACCTCGTGTTCCCGTGGACCTCCGGCCGCCCGCCAGGGCAGTACGGGATCGCGATCGCGCTGCTCGGGATCGGCGTCGTGCTCTGGATCGCCGAGCGGCTGTACACGGCGTCCCGGCGGCGACGCGACCACGATGACCGCGTCGAACCCGCCAGGAAGCAGACCTGA